A genomic stretch from Oryzias latipes chromosome 24, ASM223467v1 includes:
- the akirin2 gene encoding akirin-2 yields MACGVTLKRTLDFDPLMNQASPKRRRCTPVMSPVSSPQKYLRMDPSPFGEVSSRLTTEQILHNIKQEYKRLQKRRHLDSTFLQSDGCCPVDLQSSQCGSPSPGSSSAASPPSRKEQPLFSLRQVGMICERLLKEREDKIREEYDETLTTKLAEQYDAFVKFTHDQLMRRFGEQPASYVS; encoded by the exons ATGGCTTGTGGAGTCACCCTGAAAAGAACTCTGGACTTTGACCCCCTAATGAACCAGGCTTCGCCCAAAAGAAGAAGGTGTACCCCGGTCATGTCGCCGGTTTCTTCGCCGCAGAAGTATCTGCGCATGGATCCGTCTCCTTTCGGGGAAGTGTCGTCCAGGCTCACCACAG aGCAAATCCTGCATAATATAAAGCAAGAGTACAAACGGCTGCAGAAACGCCGACACCTGGACAGCACTTTCCTGCAGTCTGATGGCTGCTGTCCGGTGGATCTGCAGAGCAGTCAGTGTGGATCCCCCTCACCAG GTTCGTCCTCAGCTGCCTCGCCCCCCAGCAGGAAAGAACAGCCCTTATTCTCTCTCAGACAAGTCGGGATGATTTGTGAGCGACTACTGAAGGAGCGCGAAGACAAGATCCGCGAGGAGTACGACGAGACTCTGACCACCAAGCTCGCTg aaCAGTATGACGCATTTGTCAAATTTACACATGACCAGTTAATGCGACGGTTTGGAGAGCAGCCTGCCAGCT ATGTTTCCTGA
- the cnr1 gene encoding cannabinoid receptor 1, which produces MKSVLDGVADTTFRTITSGLQYLGSNDANYDNPISDVDFKGSLGVQKTVSAFRSNPFPNKVPADEELIFKSIPIFPTNASDFFNNRSTFRDETNNIQCGENFMDMECFMILTPSQQLAVAVLSLTLGTFTVLENLVVLCVILQSRTLRCRPSYHFIGSLAVADLLGSVIFVYSFLDFHVFHRKDSPNVFLFKLGGVTASFTASVGSLFLTAIDRYISIHRPLAYRRIVTRTKAVIAFCMMWTISIIIAVLPLLGWNCKRLNSICSDIFPLIDENYLMFWIGVTSVLVLFIIYAYIYILWKAHHHAVHMMSRASQKSLVVYSADGTKVQTTRPEQTRMDIRLAKTLVLILVVLVICWGPVLAIMVYDLFWRMDDDIKTVFAFCSVLCLFNSTVNPIIYALRSKDLRHAFVTSCNACRGSGQQLDNSLESDCQNRNIKISANRAAESCVKTTVKIAKVTISVSTETSAEAV; this is translated from the coding sequence ATGAAGTCTGTGCTAGATGGTGTGGCTGACACCACCTTTCGGACTATCACATCTGGTTTACAGTATCTGGGCTCCAACGACGCCAACTATGACAACCCCATCAGTGATGTAGACTTTAAGGGCAGCCTCGGTGTGCAGAAAACCGTGTCTGCCTTCCGCAGCAACCCCTTCCCGAACAAAGTACCTGCAGACGAGGAGCTCATCTTTAAGAGTATCCCCATTTTCCCCACCAATGCTTCAGATTTCTTCAACAACAGGAGCACATTCAGAGATGAGACGAACAACATACAATGTGGGGAGAACTTTATGGACATGGAGTGTTTCATGATCCTGACTCCCAGCCAGCAGCTGGCTGTGGCTGTGTTGTCTCTGACTCTGGGTACCTTCACGGTGCTGGAGAACCTGGTGGTGCTCTGCGTCATCCTGCAGTCCCGCACCCTCCGCTGCCGGCCGTCCTACCACTTCATTGGCAGTCTTGCCGTGGCTGACCTACTGGGAAGTGTCATCTTCGTCTACAGTTTTCTGGACTTCCATGTTTTCCACAGGAAGGACAGCCCCAATGTTTTCCTCTTCAAGCTGGGTGGAGTCACTGCGTCCTTCACCGCATCGGTTGGGAGCCTTTTCCTCACTGCTATCGATCGCTACATCTCCATTCACCGGCCTCTCGCCTACCGGCGCATAGTGACCCGGACCAAGGCTGTCATAGCTTTCTGCATGATGTGGACGATCTCCATCATCATTGCAGTGCTACCTCTGCTGGGCTGGAACTGTAAGCGCCTGAACTCCATTTGCTCAGACATATTCCCCCTCATTGATGAGAACTACCTGATGTTCTGGATTGGTGTCACCAGCGTGCTGGTACTTTTTATCATCTACGCCTACATATACATCCTGTGGAAGGCACACCACCACGCCGTGCACATGATGAGCCGAGCCTCCCAGAAGAGCCTTGTTGTGTACTCAGCAGATGGGACTAAAGTGCAGACCACACGCCCCGAGCAGACGCGCATGGACATCCGACTGGCCAAGACCCTGGTACTGATCCTGGTGGTGCTGGTCATCTGCTGGGGTCCAGTGCTTGCCATCATGGTTTATGACCTCTTCTGgaggatggacgatgacatcaaGACAGTGTTTGCGTTCTGCAGCGTTCTCTGCCTGTTCAACTCCACTGTCAACCCAATCATCTACGCCTTGAGAAGCAAGGACCTCCGGCACGCCTTCGTCACCTCCTGCAACGCCTGCAGAGGCAGCGGCCAGCAGCTGGACAACAGCCTGGAGTCTGACTGCCAGAACAGAAACATCAAGATTTCCGCCAACAGGGCTGCAGAGAGCTGCGTGAAGACCACTGtgaaaatagccaaagtgaCAATATCTGTGTCAACCGAAACTTCTGCAGAAGCAGTCTAA